The Tessaracoccus timonensis sequence TCGTCACCTTCACCTCGACGCTGCTGGGCGGCGCCCACCGCGGCGAAGAGGCCGAGATTGAGGTCACCGTCAAGAAGGTGCAGCAGCAGGATCTGCCCGAGGTGGACGACGAGTTCGCCCAGATGGTGTCCGAGTTCGACACCGTCGAAGAGATGAAGGACGACCTCCGCAAGGCCGTCGAACAGCAGGCCAAGCAGGAGCAGATCGCCGACGCCCGCGACAAGATCATCGAGGCCGTCGTCGAGGCCACCTCCTTTGAGCTGCCCGAGAAGACGCTCGCCGACGACCTCGCTGCCCGCCGCCAGGGCGTCGAGCAGCAGCTCGCCCGCGCTGGGCTCACCCTGCAGCAGTACCTCGAGGAAGCCGAAGACGAAGAGGCTGAGGATGAGGAGTCCTTCTGGGCTGAGCTCAACCGTCGCGGCGAAGAGGCGCTTCGTGCCCAGATCATCCTCGACAAGTACGCCGAGGAGCACACCGTCGACGTCTCCCAGCAGGACCTCACGGAGCTCATCTTCCAGAAGGCCCAGATGAACGGCACCTCGCCGCAGGACGAGATTCAGCACATGATGGAGCACAACCACATGGCTGAGTGGATGTCCGAGGTGCGCCGCGGCAAGGCGCTCGCCGCCATCTGCGTCGCCGCGACGGTGAAGGACGCGGAGGGCAACGTCGTCGAGATGCCGAAGCCCGTCGAACCCGAGGAAGCCCCTGTCGACGATG is a genomic window containing:
- the tig gene encoding trigger factor gives rise to the protein MPSTIEQLNPTRVKLTVEIPFVDLKPHLDKAYKDIAGQVNIPGFRKGKVPAAVIDQRFGRGVVLQEAINDAMPGAYGAAVEEHKLFPLSQPDIEVTKLEDNELVEFTAELDVRPDFDLPDFDKIDVEVDAAQSSDEELDERIELLRKRFATTKEVGRKAKKGDLLTIDLKASQDGKELEDATAEDLEYEIGDDKNMLEGLKKAVTGTKAGDIVTFTSTLLGGAHRGEEAEIEVTVKKVQQQDLPEVDDEFAQMVSEFDTVEEMKDDLRKAVEQQAKQEQIADARDKIIEAVVEATSFELPEKTLADDLAARRQGVEQQLARAGLTLQQYLEEAEDEEAEDEESFWAELNRRGEEALRAQIILDKYAEEHTVDVSQQDLTELIFQKAQMNGTSPQDEIQHMMEHNHMAEWMSEVRRGKALAAICVAATVKDAEGNVVEMPKPVEPEEAPVDDASEAAPAQIVTEVDGEEIAVDTEAK